The nucleotide window TTTTTCAATCTCTTCTTGCCATCCACCTTCAAGCATTTGCAAAACACGATCATCAATTTTTTTATACAGCTCTTCTCTTTTTCGGGTGCAAACAATGAAATAAAATGGAGCAAGCGGCTCTGTACGCTGTTGAAACAATGAAGGCTTTTTGCCTGTCGCTTTAAAGATTGCAAGGGCTCTGATAATTCTATAACTATCCCCTTTTAAAATACGTTGCGCGCGCTCAGGATCAATATCATGCAGCTCCTGCCACAGCTCACTTGTACTTTGCGTTGATGCTTCAAGCTTGGCTGTCCACTCACCGGTATCTGGAATATCACATTGAGAATAAAAAAAAGATTTTATATAAAAAGCAGAACCCCCAACTAAAATTGGCGTATTTCCACGGTCCCAAATTTCTTGAAAAAGCTGCTTTAATCTTTGACGAAACTGCACCACCGTAAAGTTATCAGGGCAGTCCAAGATATCAAATAAATGATGTTTAATTTCTATTTCTTTACCATCAACAATTTGCTTGCTGTCCGCCATCCAGTCAGGCTTTGCAGTGCCGATAGTAAGCGGAGTATAAAAAGAACCAATATCAGCATTAACAATTTCGCCTGATATTTTTTTTGCCAACTCTAACGCAAGAAGCGATTTTCCAGTTGCAGTAGCCCCAGAAATAATAACAACTCCCCGTTGTCGATTTTTAATAGTCTGTTGTTTCACTTGCTATCCAATAATTAAAAAATAAAAATACATACTCTTTTCTAATTATTTATTGTAGATATAAAATTACCAAATTCTTTCCACCCAATCATCATTCCTGAATGCATTTTTTGATCAATGTCTCCAGCATAAATAACATAATTTTGATCAGATCTTTGACCACTACTAATTTCATTAAACTTTAATAATCCATTAAAATATTCACTACGAGGTGTCATGCTAGATTTAATTTCTATAGGAACTAATTGGCTTCCCTGATCTATTAAACAGTCAACCTCAATGCGACCATTTTTATCTCTCCAAAAATATAATGGTGGCTGAGTTCCTGCATTGCTGTACTGCTTATATAAATCAGCAACAATAAAATTTTCAAAAATATGCCCATACATATGACTTTGCGACAAACTATTTGCATTTTTTATATAAAGCAAGCTACAAACTAAGCCTGTGTCATAAAAATAAATCTTTGGTTGCTTAATCAATCTTTTATTAAAGTTAGCATGATAGGGCTGAAGCAAAAAGATAACGTAACTAGCTTGTAAAATAGACAACCACCTCTCAACAGTTTTTTGAGCAATGCCACAACTTACAGCCAAGTCTGATGTATTTAAAAGTTGACCAATACGACCAGCACAAAGATGCATAAATTTTTTAAATTCTTGCAAATCTCCAATTGCGCTAAGCTGCCTTACATCACGCTCAACATAAGAATGAATATAGGATGGATAAAAAACATCTGGATCAAAGTCTTGTGTATAAACTCTTGGATAACCACCACGCAATATCATTTCATCTAAGCCAACTATCAAATTACCCTGCTTAAGCTCTTGAATTGAAAATGGCAACAATGTTAAAATTCCAATTCGTCCAGCCAAAGACTCTGTAATTTGTTGATTCATTAAAAAATTTGAAGACCCAGTTAAGACAAAATATCCAGGACGATTAATTTTATCAGAAATATATTTTATATGTGATAAAATTTCTGGAGCATATTGAAATTCATCAATTATTATTCCATAATCATTTTCATATCGTTTTAAAAATTTTTCTGGATCTAATTGAGCTTCTTGTAAAATATGAGCCTGCTCAAAACTAACAAATGTGTGATTTTTAAACCAATTCTGAGCAAATGTAGTTTTACCCGATTGGCGTGGCCCAAGAATAGCAATTACTGGAAATTTTTGAAATTTAGGCATCACTTGAGCAATATTTCTTGAAATAAACATATTCAATCCTACTATCCAATCGCCAAAACAATCATTCTTGTGCTACTTTGCACATCGACATACAAATTAGCACAGATGTGTTTTTGCAACAAGAGTTTTCCAATAAATCGCTTAAAATAGCTACCAGTTT belongs to Candidatus Dependentiae bacterium and includes:
- the miaA gene encoding tRNA (adenosine(37)-N6)-dimethylallyltransferase MiaA, which translates into the protein MKQQTIKNRQRGVVIISGATATGKSLLALELAKKISGEIVNADIGSFYTPLTIGTAKPDWMADSKQIVDGKEIEIKHHLFDILDCPDNFTVVQFRQRLKQLFQEIWDRGNTPILVGGSAFYIKSFFYSQCDIPDTGEWTAKLEASTQSTSELWQELHDIDPERAQRILKGDSYRIIRALAIFKATGKKPSLFQQRTEPLAPFYFIVCTRKREELYKKIDDRVLQMLEGGWQEEIEKIRGTEWQDFLMKKKLIGYDDLLGFGNMATPLNNEIVALIQQKTRNYAKRQIIFLNKLEKELKEAIDSGDLVGQVDEICLTLCDVGLYINGLSEQILKRFG
- a CDS encoding ATP-binding protein, yielding MFISRNIAQVMPKFQKFPVIAILGPRQSGKTTFAQNWFKNHTFVSFEQAHILQEAQLDPEKFLKRYENDYGIIIDEFQYAPEILSHIKYISDKINRPGYFVLTGSSNFLMNQQITESLAGRIGILTLLPFSIQELKQGNLIVGLDEMILRGGYPRVYTQDFDPDVFYPSYIHSYVERDVRQLSAIGDLQEFKKFMHLCAGRIGQLLNTSDLAVSCGIAQKTVERWLSILQASYVIFLLQPYHANFNKRLIKQPKIYFYDTGLVCSLLYIKNANSLSQSHMYGHIFENFIVADLYKQYSNAGTQPPLYFWRDKNGRIEVDCLIDQGSQLVPIEIKSSMTPRSEYFNGLLKFNEISSGQRSDQNYVIYAGDIDQKMHSGMMIGWKEFGNFISTINN